The following proteins come from a genomic window of Miscanthus floridulus cultivar M001 chromosome 2, ASM1932011v1, whole genome shotgun sequence:
- the LOC136540360 gene encoding pathogenesis-related thaumatin-like protein 3.5, giving the protein MGATRIASLLLLAGAIWLQSKFGAEAAGTTVFTLHNNCTQTIWPATLSGNSAAAVGGGGFELSPDATVSFPAPAGWSGRLWARTGCVASPSPSSGLSCATGDCSGAAGCSLGGAPPVTLAEFTLGGADGKDFYDVSLVDGYNVGVGVAATGARVNYATCGYAGCVGDVNALCPPELQVSGTNKAAAGGEGEGETTTVACRSACEAFGTPEYCCTGAHGGPSTCGPTKYSRLFKAACPAAYSYAYDDPTSTFTCGTGAQYLVTFCPGHQ; this is encoded by the exons ATGGGAGCCACACGAATTGCAAGCCTTCTACTCCTCGCCG GGGCAATTTGGTTACAGTCGAAGTTTGGCGCTGAGGCCGCCGGCACGACGGTGTTCACGCTGCACAACAACTGCACCCAGACGATCTGGCCGGCCACATTGTCCGGGAACAGCGCGGCGGCCGTCGGGGGCGGGGGCTTCGAGCTGTCGCCCGACGCCACGGTCTCGTTCCCGGCCCCGGCAGGCTGGTCGGGCCGCCTCTGGGCGCGCACGGGCTGCGTCGCGTCGCCGTCCCCGTCCTCCGGGCTCTCGTGCGCCACGGGCGACTGCAGCGGCGCCGCGGGCTGCTCCCTCGGTGGGGCGCCGCCCGTCACGCTGGCGGAGTTCACCCTGGGCGGCGCCGACGGCAAGGACTTCTACGACGTGAGCCTGGTGGACGGGTacaacgtcggcgtcggcgtggcGGCGACGGGCGCCAGGGTGAACTACGCCACGTGCGGGTACGCCGGCTGCGTCGGGGACGTGAACGCGCTGTGCCCGCCCGAGCTGCAGGTGTCCGGGACGAATAAGGCCGCGGCGGGAGGGGAAGGCGAGGGGGAGACGACGACGGTGGCGTGCCGGAGCGCGTGCGAGGCGTTCGGGACGCCTGAGTACTGCTGCACGGGCGCGCACGGCGGGCCGAGCACCTGTGGGCCGACCAAGTACTCGAGGCTGTTTAAAGCGGCGTGCCCCGCGGCCTACAGCTACGCGTACGACGACCCCACCAGCACCTTCACCTGCGGCACCGGCGCGCAGTACCTCGTCACCTTCTGCCCGGGCCACCAGTAG
- the LOC136540359 gene encoding calcium uniporter protein 2, mitochondrial-like, translating into MAFHRTMARCLWAGKNAAASGAGAAIPKPPAPHPPARRSLPAVDDCPTLAFLRPKPTAVGYATATVPLPAHCFPALPVGDHLFHHLQLDGLIPPVNTTTRPPPEHAGVTVEQARKVARAAEMEVARARLRSNAQSVVSGSEFTALCVDIAGGVEGGHRLGRALDESGGVIVLGDAVFLRPDMVAKAIGSILPGKQQMQQAPRDGDGSESRKRELEAMEAQKAAIDADAAAHVRRELWCGLGLVATQTLGFMRLTFWELSWDVMEPVCFYVTSLYFMSGYAFFMRTAMEPSFEGFFRSRFASKQRSLMRARGFDVHRYNALRKAQGLLPLGDPDACRHVSHVQ; encoded by the exons ATGGCGTTCCACAGAACAATGGCACGGTGCCTATGGGCAGGCAAGAACGCGGCCGctagcggcgcgggcgcggccatTCCCAAACCTCCCGCTCCCCATCCCCCGGCACGGCGGTCTCTGCCGGCCGTGGACGACTGCCCGACACTCGCATTCCTTCGGCCGAAGCCGACCGCGGTCGGGTACGCCACCGCGACCGTCCCGCTCCCAGCGCACTGCTTCCCCGCCCTCCCCGTCGGCGACCACCTCTTCCACCACCTCCAGCTCGACGGGCTTATACCTCCCGTGAACACGACGACGCGGCCGCCGCCGGAGCATGCGGGCGTGACGGTGGAGCAGGCGAGGAAGGTGGCGAGGGCGGCCGAGATGGAGGTGGCGCGGGCGAGGCTGAGGTCCAACGCCCAGAGCGTCGTGTCCGGGTCGGAATTCACCGCGCTCTGCGTCGACATTGCCGGCGGCGTCGAGGGCGGCCACAGGCTGGGCCGTGCGCTCGATGAGTCCGGCGGAGTCATCGTCCTCGGCGACGCCGTCTTCCTCCGCCCCGACATG GTAGCGAAGGCCATCGGAAGCATCCTCCCCGGGAAACAGCAGATGCAGCAGGCGCCGCGCGACGGAGACGGGAGCGAGTCGCGCAAGCGCGAGCTGGAGGCCATGGAGGCGCAGAAGGCGGCGATCGACGCGGACGCGGCGGCGCACGTGCGGCGCGAGCTGTGGTGCGGGCTGGGCCTGGTGGCGACGCAGACGCTGGGGTTCATGCGGCTCACCTTCTGGGAGCTGTCGTGGGACGTGATGGAGCCGGTGTGCTTCTACGTCACGTCGCTCTACTTCATGTCCGGCTACGCCTTCTTCATGCGCACCGCCATGGAGCCGTCCTTCGAGGGCTTCTTCCGGAGCCGCTTCGCGTCCAAGCAGCGCAGCCTCATGCGGGCGCGCGGGTTCGACGTCCACCGCTACAACGCCCTGCGGAAAGCGCAGGGGCTCCTTCCTCTCGGCGACCCCGACGCGTGTAGGCACGTCAGCCATGTACAATAG